From the Synechococcales cyanobacterium T60_A2020_003 genome, one window contains:
- a CDS encoding carbonic anhydrase, whose amino-acid sequence MEKLIQGLRNFQSSYFCSHQALFEELSHGQKPRVLFIACSDSRVDPNLITQSKVGDLFVIRNAGNIVPPYGATNGGEGASIEYAIQALNINQVIICGHSHCGAMKGLLKLESLRASMPLVCNWLSHAEATRRLIEESYSDREGEELLDITIAENVLTQLENLRTYPIVHARLSQKKLSLHAWIYHIETGNVMSYDPERHGFIPLNQPSPACEIGGASAAAYAKSAYPEAVAASWLPSEQANRIYRGSFSRS is encoded by the coding sequence ATGGAAAAACTGATTCAAGGGCTGCGTAACTTTCAAAGTAGCTATTTTTGTAGCCATCAAGCGCTGTTTGAGGAATTGTCCCACGGGCAAAAACCACGGGTGCTGTTTATTGCCTGTTCGGACTCTAGGGTTGATCCCAATCTCATTACCCAGTCTAAAGTGGGGGATCTGTTTGTTATTCGCAACGCTGGAAATATTGTGCCTCCCTACGGTGCAACCAATGGCGGCGAAGGCGCTTCAATCGAATATGCAATTCAAGCGCTGAATATTAACCAGGTGATCATTTGTGGACACTCCCACTGCGGAGCCATGAAGGGACTGCTAAAGTTGGAAAGCCTGCGGGCCAGTATGCCTCTCGTCTGCAACTGGCTGAGCCATGCAGAGGCCACCCGCCGCCTCATCGAAGAAAGCTACAGCGATCGCGAAGGGGAAGAACTACTGGATATCACCATCGCCGAAAATGTCCTCACCCAATTGGAGAACCTGCGCACCTATCCCATCGTCCATGCCCGCCTATCTCAGAAAAAACTGAGCCTGCACGCCTGGATATACCACATCGAAACGGGCAACGTGATGAGCTACGATCCCGAACGGCATGGTTTTATCCCCCTGAACCAACCGTCGCCTGCCTGTGAGATTGGGGGGGCGTCCGCTGCGGCCTACGCCAAATCGGCCTATCCCGAAGCTGTAGCCGCTTCCTGGTTACCATCTGAGCAGGCCAACCGCATCTATCGCGGTTCTTTCTCCCGTTCGTAA
- a CDS encoding P-II family nitrogen regulator: MKKVEAIIRPFKLDEVKNALVEAGVVGMTVSEVRGFGRQKGQTERYRGSEYTVEFLQKLKLEIVVNDDKVDQVVEQIITAARTGEIGDGKIFVTPVEQIIRIRTSEKNVEAI, encoded by the coding sequence ATGAAAAAGGTTGAGGCGATTATTCGTCCGTTTAAACTCGACGAAGTAAAGAATGCGCTTGTAGAAGCAGGAGTTGTTGGTATGACAGTTTCTGAGGTGCGCGGCTTTGGACGTCAGAAAGGTCAAACCGAACGATATCGGGGTTCTGAGTACACAGTTGAGTTTCTGCAAAAGCTCAAACTTGAGATTGTGGTTAATGACGACAAAGTTGATCAGGTTGTCGAACAAATCATCACGGCAGCTCGCACAGGCGAAATTGGAGATGGTAAGATCTTCGTAACGCCAGTCGAACAAATCATTCGAATTCGCACTAGCGAAAAAAATGTAGAGGCTATCTAG